TGCAGGTGCCGGTGATGGTCCCCGACGACGCCGAGCGCGTGTGGCTGGCGTTGAGCTCGATGCCGAACGCGACGCGGTCGGGACCGGCGTGGACGTTCGCGGACATGGATCCGAGCGACTCGGCGAGCACCACGTACGCGCCGCCGTGCACCACGCCGTAGGGCTGCGTGTTCCCCTCCGCGGGCATCGTCGCAACAGCGCGCTCCGGGCTCAGCTCGTGGAAGACGATGCCCATCTTCTCGGCCAGCGCGCCCACGTCCTGGGGCTGGCGGACGAGCCGCCCGGCGGCGTCGTCGTCGGATGCGGGCTGGGTCATGGCGATCCTCCGGGGCCGGTCGGACGTCGGGAGCCCTCGATAGGCTGGACCCGTGCCGAACACGGAAAAGCCTACCCTCCTCGTCATCGACGGCCATTCCCTGGCGTTCCGGGCCTTCTACGCCCTGCCGGCGGAGAGCTTCCAGAACCGCGAGGGGCAGCACACGAACGCCGTGCACGGCTTCATCGCGATGCTCATCAACCTCCTGCAGAAGGAGAAGCCCACGCACGTCGGCGTCGCGTTCGACATCTCGCGCTTCTCGTTCCGCACGCGCGAGTACCCGGAGTACAAGGGCACGCGCGGCGAGACGCCCGTGGAGTTCACCGGGCAGGTGCCGCTGCTGGAGCGGGCGCTGAAGACCATGAA
The genomic region above belongs to Clavibacter phaseoli and contains:
- a CDS encoding PaaI family thioesterase; the protein is MTQPASDDDAAGRLVRQPQDVGALAEKMGIVFHELSPERAVATMPAEGNTQPYGVVHGGAYVVLAESLGSMSANVHAGPDRVAFGIELNASHTRSASSGTITGTCTAIHLGGTLTTHEIVMTDDQGRRLSTVRITNIIRERSRR